Proteins from one Xenopus tropicalis strain Nigerian chromosome 1, UCB_Xtro_10.0, whole genome shotgun sequence genomic window:
- the rpl17 gene encoding ribosomal protein L17 isoform X1 gives MVRYSLDPENPTKSCKARGSNLRVHFKNTRETAQAIKGMHIRKATKYLKDVTLKKQCVPFRRYNGGVGRCAQAKQWDWTQGRWPKKSANFLLHILKNAESNAEVKGLDVDSLVIEHIQVNKAPKMRRRTYRAHGRINPYMSSPCHIELILTEKEQIVPKPEEEVAQKKKISQKKLKKQKLMARE, from the exons ATGGTGCGCTATTCTCTCGACCCGGAGAACCCCACAAAAT CATGCAAGGCACGGGGCTCAAACCTTCGAGTGCACTTTAAG AACACTCGTGAAACTGCTCAAGCTATCAAAGGCATGCACATCCGTAAGGCCACCAAATACCTGAAAGACGTCACCCTGAAGAAGCAGTGCGTTCCTTTCCGCCGCTACAACGGGGGTGTTGGAAGGTGTGCCCAG GCTAAGCAGTGGGACTGGACACAGGGACGTTGGCCAAAAAAGAGCGCAAACTTCCTCCTGCACATACTGAAAAATGCTGAAAGCAATGCAGAAGTCAAG GGTTTGGATGTTGATTCTTTGGTCATTGAGCACATCCAGGTGAATAAGGCCCCCAAGATGCGCAGGCGTACCTACCGTGCTCATGGTCGTATCAATCCCTATATGAGCTCCCCATGCCACATCGAATTGATCCTTACTGAGAAGGAACAGATCGTACCAAAACCTGAGGAGGAAGTCGCTCAAAAGAAAAAG ATCTCTCAGAAGAAGCTGAAAAAGCAGAAACTCATGGCTCGGGAATAA